The Quercus lobata isolate SW786 chromosome 4, ValleyOak3.0 Primary Assembly, whole genome shotgun sequence genome segment AACTATcaaactatataaaaataaataaataaaaaatcaatgtcattattattgttatcGTTAGGTATTCTCTCCATGATAACCTTATAACATATGCTTTATTTCTccataattaatattaattaagttaaaattCAAACGAAATTTAAACTgacttgattttgaaagttaatgacctaaattaacataatttttttatatatttagatgATGAAATTCACTCAATTGATAGTTATAAGGGACCACATTGAACTTTAATTAGCCCAATGTTAGtggaccaaattaaaattataagcTTTATTTTAAACACCCTTCCTAAGTTTTTCAACTAGACTAATCTTAACATTTATGTAAGAAAGTAGATTAAGTGCCTTCAATTTTCATTTAGACAAATTTGACATAAACCTTTGcttaataaagaaaagaaaagaaaagaaaagatagttgTAGATTACATAATCCTGCCTTTCTAATCGGATCGTGGGCATTCAATCAAAGACATAACGTATCAGAAAAATGAGTGAATGGGGCCAAGAATGATAGAATTCTATTCTGTTCTATATTTTCGTCCCCAAAGAAAAAAGCACACTTTATCATTCAACAGTTGATGGCTTGAAGATGGGCCCATCAATCTACTTGGCTCACTGTCACagtctcctttttcttttttccttgccATGCCATCCAAATTCCCCAGTTACTTTTTCTTtactgtttcttttcttttcttttctttttttgttttggttgctATTTAGTTTCCTTTGCCTTTtcttaaaatatcattttttgaTTTGGGTAAAGACATACTAACCTTTAATGATTACTATACAAAATCTTTGActggttttctctctctctctctctctctctctctctctctcgatatgTTATACTATGTAGTGTACAACATTTGCTACTGTTTTCTAGAACAACATTAATTGATGGAATGTATAATGATTGATTAGTCTTACATTAACAACTTTAGCAGCTGTTTGCTGATGAAACTATGACATGTGTTTAGAACTAGGGATTATATAGATTAGAATCTCTctataaattaacaaaatagtAGTATATAAAATTCATTGGATAGCTGTACTTTCTGATGTTAGGTGTTATGGGAGCCCCCATTTATCAAGAAGTGACCTTGCAATCCCTTTTTATAAATGATTTCCCTCTAATAGATTCATTAGATTgagtgctttttctttttaaactatTCCAGAATAatgtatgaaaattttaaataattaaaagagtTTATCCATTTTAATTTGTATAgctatctttaaattttttaaataaattacttTATCAACTTTATTACtttgaacacaaaataaaaataattataaaaatttatttattgttgataATGTGGTACCAATCACATTACCTATGTCAATTTGTAAACCATTTTTAATCAAATTggtagtatttttaacattttttcaaattttttttcctcaaaatttgaACTTCCCTTTTCACCCATTTAAGGATATCTTATAAGAAGATCgttatgtatattttgttttcatcaaATGAGTCATTTACAAACTACCATTTCCATCTATTTAAGATTAAGATAAAGGCAACAGCATATTCAACAGTAGCTCAGCCACATTCTATGACCTTTACTGCGTGTCTTTGGCTTGCTTTATAGTTTTTACACCTCAAACATGAGAGGAGCTAAGTTGTGCAAGACCAATTACATTTAGAGATGGAAAGAGAGTGATCATCAAAGAGTTTTGTTCGGAGGATCTTTTGCCGAAAGACTCTTTTATCCCTTTTTATCATGCATCTTTTTTCCCAACCGTCCTGGACAATTTTCATTTCCTAAGAACAACATTCTCATCCTTATGTGAAACCCTGAAGGGAAGAGCTTTTGATTTGCATAAAGAGATTCCAAACTCATCCATTTCGCCAATCAAATGACAAATCACATACATACTCtcctaaaaaaaagcaaacttGATTCTAAGCTCTAATTAGTAGTACGTTGTACCTACATTATATGAACCTCATTGAGCTAGACTAACTTTTGTTTGCCATTCCAGCTCTATAACTCACATGGGGTttaatcattttcaatttttgagagagagagagagagagagagagagagagagatgtgtgtgtgttaaatgGGGGTTCTAAAGCCATGCAACCTTTCACACGAACTtagaggatggaaaatataaagTAAATAAAGTTCAAAAGAGCAAAGAGGGTTATAGTGGGAGGGGCTGATGGGGAAGACTGTAGAGTAGTGGTAGTTGGCTATAGAGAGCATTAGATTCCCAAATGTCAGCTTTGTCTATTATTTTAGTTTGTGCAGAAAAGACAAATGTTCAGATTCCTCTTTCATTCCAGGTTATGAGATGTAGCTTTCATGTGGGTTCTGTTCTGAGGTCACATCTGTCATTTGGCTTCAACAGtttagtgtttttgtttttgttttttgttttttttatatttaaattccTGATTTGCCCTTGGTCTtgagcttgatttttttttttttccctatagaTGCTTTATCTCGTGCTCCATTATTGGCACTTTGGCAAGTTGGACCAGCGCACAACTGAGTTTTGGAGGTCAAGGTCTAGTCTAGGCCTCCCTGACTTGACTGTATTTGAAAACAAGAAACTTAACCTAAATCCGTGGGGTGCAAATAACATAAAGGAAATAGTGCTAAATAAAAGTTCGAACTCACACACAAGTAAGAGGGCGTTTAGTTTACATTATAATGatgtgatattaaaattttttatttattttatttttttataacattaccataatctaaaattacaaactatATCACATCATCttctttaataatataatatttattcttttattgaGATTACgttaatgtaaaattttaataatgtaatatatattatgGTATAATGTAACATCACGGCGAATCAAACATACACTTAATTTAACATAGCCTCCTCAAAGGTATGTTGGCCTTTGAGCTCCCGACATAAACAACGTAATAAATCAAGTGTCACATACATCTTATCTAACTACATAGATAAGAAGATTAATGCAGAAATGATTAAAGCTATGCTCTAGAGTATGGAGACAAATTTTTGTAGAGAAAGTTTTTCCAACTGCTATGATGAGTGTCACATAAAGAGGGAAAAATCCTATTCAAAGATTTAACATTTTTCCCTAGAGCAAAACCTGCTAAAAGaatccaagatttttttttcttaggctCAACCAATGTATATCATTATGCGAGGactttatatacatataaacataGGCATGAAATATATGCATCAAAAGAACTTATTCATGAATAGAAAGTGAGAAATGTATCAATTAATAAAGGGAAAATAGATAAATGtatcatttttcttattgttcAATTTTCCCTTCAATTAGGACAtttcaaaatagaatagagactaaacaatttgagatgaaaggaTTAGTTGCAAACAACTATGAAAACTTATAAAAGTATGAAGAAGTACATGGCTTTGATGCGCCAAACAATATCAAATGCAGGATGAAGGGAAAATTgaacaataagaaaaatgataaacacTAAGAATCAGCACTTACGCATTttctaaaatcaaaaccaagCAAAGAAAACTTAGGAATCACTCAGCACCAAAGTTGCTAGGATTCATCATCcagcaaattgaaaattttccaatttcaaatttcattcattAAATCTCCTTTACATGTTTATTGGAGACTTTTTTTAAATAGGCCTCCAGAGAGTGCTACAATAAAGAAAGTAattcaacataaaacataatcCCACAAAATCCTCAACAACATTAAAAACCAAGCTTACTCCGAAGTGAACTTCAACTTTTGGCCAACATATTGCATGATATTGTTGACAAACATCTTTATTATAGCAGTCATTTTGATCACCAGATTGAAAATAAAGCTTATCATGTGTATCCTATTATTCCTTACAAGCTTCTAGCAACAGTCGTAcatctataaaaataatatatttaaaaaaagaaagtaaaattaagTTTAAACAAAGCTTTTTTTTGAAGgcctccaaaacctaaaaattagaCGAAACAACTTTGCTCCTAGAATCCATCATAAACCATTATTTCAACTGTTTGTCTCATCCATTTCCCTAGAGAGGAAAGGAAGTGCCTTTTTCTATTGTACCTATGTAAGACTGTAAGaccatgttaaaaaaaaatatatcattgtTTAAAGCTCTTTGGGCTCAACTTACTAGGCCGGGACCAAAGTTTTAGTGGGCTACATCATGTTCTAGGCATAGGAGAAACTAAACCTGCAGTGTGGTGTATCCTTTCCCACATGATTGCATTaatcttttataatttaaactaGAAAATGActgataaataaatttattaaattatctttttatgCTAAAGAGATATTTTAATAGATACAATAGGATTGGAAATTTAACAGAACCCACGTGTTTCAAAATTAATACATTAGTTtatagtgtgtatatatatattgtagtaCTTTTTGTTTGAACTTGGTGGGGTACAAAATGAATAGGTTacttggtggtggtggtggccaAAACAATTTATTGAATTATGGCTGAATGtttatggattaaaaaaaaaaaaagtaattatctCATTGAAAAttgtaggtttttttatttttaagtgttgttccttagattcTCTAATTACAATCAATCTTGTAAATTTAttaaaagtataattttaaaataaatttgaataaatCTATGTTGACCCGATGTAAATGCTTATTGCTCTAACCAAAAAAGTTGACTAACCAAAGAAATCCACTTGTTATAATGCAGTGGAATAGAGCTACATATTTTGTGGCCCAAAACAAGGCCTATAGAGAACTTGTTAAACAAAGGCTCACAAAAATACCTAATACAAAATTAGAAACCATCCCATGCAGTGAGTCAGTTCtggggaaagagagagagagagagtgagatcaATTGAGAAAATGTCACTACTAGGGGAGAAGAGATGGATGTTGATGTTAACCACCATGTCGGGAGTGATCGGATACCCCGTGATGAAGTTCATCAATAGCGACTACCTCCCTGAGCTTGAAGCCCGTCTTCGCCAGAATGCTAGCTATGATTCCCTAGTATGCTTTCTCTTCTCACTGAAATCTTTCTATGTCCATCATTTCAATTTATCATTCTACTTGTTGGGTTGTTGGGCTTTTTATCATTTGATACGTATAAATTCTTATATGAAGTTTTAGCTATGTGTCTGAAATTTGAGAGGGATTGTGTGAATATCAAATTCAAGTCTGAttataaaaaaagcaaaagtcACATTTAAGTGTAAACTTCAACTTTGGCCAACATATTGCGTGATATATACTAATTAAGTCACTTAACATAGAAAAATGTTATTCACGTtaacttaattgataaaatctcCTGATAAAAAAACGCTTATTATGGAACGAAtactatattttaaaattctattctatctaattgaaaagaaaaatgctaagatctttatttttgttttttttgttttttttaagcccaatgATCTTTGTTATAGCAGTCATTTTAATAACCAGATTGAAAATAAAGCTTATCCTGTTTACTTTTAAGTCTTTTGAATCAGTTTGATCCTAGAATCCATCTTGAAGCTATGAGGCCTAATGTCTTGGCCCATAATTTCAACTCTTTGCCTCATCCATCTCTCCCACAGACTCCCCCATAGAGAAAACCAAGTGCCTTTGTATTGCAACTACAATTTGATACAATAGTGCAAAGCCATTTCAATCAAAATGTTGTTAGGGACAATTGTTTTACTATTGTTAATATGGTTTGATGTGAATAaagtaacattatttttttttttttgtttcaccatcgatattatttttattatgcactaatCATGATAGATTATATTAACAAGTGttaaataagataaaaataaaaatttgtgtcCCTAAACttattatttcaaatatatGGATAAAGCTCTTCAACTCAACTAGGTAGAGACTATTCATTTTTGTGGGCTACATCATTTTCTTGACATATGAGAAACTCAACCAGAAGTTTGGTGTATcttttcccatatatatatatatatatactcacacACATATGAACCCAAGAGTCTTGTTGTTTAACAAACACTTCTTATTGTTTTCAATGGAAATGTCCAAAGTTTAAATCATTCTCTTTCGTTGTTGTAAttgtcaaattaaaaaaaaaaaaaaaaaatgttgtaatgaCCTTTTGTGATTGGTGTAACGTCACCTACATTTAGGTCTATCattgtcatttttattatgtaccAATCATAATAAACCAAgttaatattaagaaaaaaatattgtccGTAAACTTATTGTGTTCAAATATCTCTTTAGCTCGACTAGGCAGGCTTCATTAATCTCTTGACATAGGAGAAACTCAGCCAACAGTAGTGGATGTTTAGAGTTTAAATCCATCAtctataactattgaattatatatataatcaaggCTATAAACCACTTGGGTTTTTTCCTTTAATCCTTTGAAAACACATAGCAAATAATACGTAATTATCTCTCTTCACGCAAATGCAGTTATGGCAGAACAAAATTTTCTCCATTAGACTAAAAATATACTCGccatttagtttttatttattgatactTACAGTTTACAAACTAtgacattatttaaaattttaaatgacatggcATTAGATACAAttagatttataatatataatttttactataaaatggATTAATTTTAGATAGATAACCCGTTTTCGCTTTTAATCTAGATATGGCTTCAATTTTAAATCCCATTAGATTACAAGAGatataatttaagaaaaataatatattttttaaaattttaatgaaatttccttgttactaaaaaaaaaaaaaaccaccaaccAAAGATATTCACTTGCGATGAATTGGATTTGAGGTCTATATATTTTGTGGCCCAAAACAAGACTTATAAATCTTGTGAAAGGCTcataaacccaaaacaaaaattgaaaaaccacCATTAAAAGAGAGAGGCCCATGTAGTTCACAAGCACAAGCCACCCTGCGCTCGAAGCCCATCTCCACCAGAATGTTTAATCCGATTCCCTCGTACGCTTTTCTCTTTCTATCCCAAAATCAATTCATTCAACAATTCTCTTTGCATGCTTGTTGGGTTTTGGGCTTTAATCAgttgatatataataaaagataaCATTGATTTTTCTGTGTCTCAGACTGATGAGATTGAGAGGGATTTTTTCTGATTGTAAAATTGTGACATTGTTATTAAACAAGTGGTTGAGATTCAATGTAACATTAGGTTCTTCTATGACCATATGTTATTTTGCCTAGTAATCTTTGTTAACTACCCAATACAATACTTGTCAAACATATCCCAgatgttaattttatttcattttccaaATATTGTATTACAACATTTCAATACTTCTTGGATTGGATACTCTTGGAAACACCTTGCTAAATGAGACTTCTTTAAGGTAGGGATTGGGATAAAAAACTTACGTGGATCTTTAACAAAAGGTTCTTTAACAAAAGGTTCATTTCATGGGTTTTAACTCTTcttggaaaaaataatattctttGTATTGTGTTAGTCAATATAACATCGATGAACCTAAAGTACAATAGTTTTAGCTCATGCCTTAGGCAAGAGAGCTAGGatttcttttctaatttttgtttggatGGAGTCTGTTCTACTAGACTTTCATGACTGTTATGTTGCAAATTTTCttgttattaattaaataaaaaagaagtgtCTTTATTCTTAAGAAAAAGGTACAATAATTAAGGAATTGCTTctgaggagggggggggggggggaagcatATAAGAAATTATACTTAAATTTTGCCATAATCCCTATTACTGTCAATTTTTGATTGCTTGATATTTGTGAATCAATCAGAAAATGGCGAAAGTGAATCGACATAGACTAGCAGAATTCCTTGGAGAGCTGGAGCGCGAAGAGGACATAACCGACCGTTATCTTGATGCTCTAAGAGGGGAAACATTGACTAGGAACCCACATATTAACCTGGAGTGATTCATTGCTTAGGAATATTGGAAAGTTTCAATGTTATTGGATGTTATGCAGCATTTTCTGGGCTGTGTTTGTTTGCTAATATTTCAGTGTAATAGAGTGATTGATTGCTTAGGAATAATGGTTATAGCTAaatttgtttattgattttttttaataaataaatttatttattgttgctattcAAATTTTGCATATCGGTTTTATTAGTCAAAACAATTCTCTGTTGTTTGCTTGTTGGTATTTGTAGGATGATCATGTTATGCATCACACGAGTAAAGTTTCAATTCTAGGCCTGAGAATTAGGACATAAGTCATGAAGGAAATCCAAGGCCATATTGCACTGGGACACTATTGTTTTCATATCTTGTCAGACATTAAAGAAAACTTatggtttgtttggattgagagagagaaaggggaagtagagtagagtaaaatAGATTTGGCCTAAATTAGTCTATTTTTAGCTAACTCTagtactctactctactccacTTCCTTCTCtgctcaatccaaacgggccCTCAGAGAGaatcaaaaaatgaaatgaaatgaaaaactaTTGGAAGTGTATTTAATTGaaccttaataaaaatattacacGAATGTCCAATTTATATGCAAGTAGAACAAGTGTATGCTGTACCACCAATCATACACCACGAGTCATCTAACATATTATTAGATGCCATGTGGACTGTCAAGGTGTGTGATATCTAATATCTTTGATAAATCCCATACAAATGGgattgtaaaaatttaattttaaataaaccTAACAACACACCTATATATGCCattaattttgtaattcaatGTATCTCTTATAGTTTTCCACGAAAATGTTCAAGGTTTAAATTACTTCtctgtaaatatatatatatatatatatatatatatagtgtcaAGGATATAACCCacattattttttccttaaaataaataactaatagGAGGTAACTCTCTCCCTTCTCTCAAATGCAGATTCCATCCATTGTTCcatccaaaacacaaaaaaaaaaaaaaaaaaaaaaaaaaaatctatctatTGCACTCGAAATATTCTcaccatttaatttttatttttatattctaatCATGTATAAAGTATGAcatcatataaaattttaaattacatcATATTGAACAAACCTTTAGATTTGTAATGTATTGTGGGAGGCTAGAAAGACTAGTCCCATTGGGCCTGATCCAAGGAGCCTAACGGCCCAAATATTAGCCCACCAAATCTAAGGGAGgcccaaaacaaaaatagaaagcCCATGTAGTAATTGGTCGGAATAGGTCGAGAAAATTGAGAGACAGACAGAGACGGAGACACAGAAATTTGGAAGAAATGTCGTTACTGTGGGAGAAGAGCACGTCGTGGAGGTGGCTGGTGAGGAGGACGAGGGAGTCGAAGCCATTCTTCATAGCCTTCGCTACCATATGCGGCGTCGTTCCTGGAGTCATCGGCTATGGCGTCATGCAGTTCACCAACAAACACAACCCTGAGCTCGAAGCTCGTCTTCGCCAGACCGCTCGCCCCGATTCTCTCGTACGCACGCTTTCTCTTCTCTTTGAATCATTTCAATTCATCGTTTTGCTTGTTGGGTTGTTGTGCTTTTTTATCATTTGGTATGGGAAATTCTTAGATTTTATGCTTTTGTTGGGTTGTGACATTAATTCTTAGATTCTGATTTTGTGTGGAGGCTGAGATTCAATGTAACATTTTGGTACTTCTAAAACCAACCCAATACAATACTTGTCAAACATATCCCAAATGTGAACTTTATTTCTTGCAAAATAGGActtgttttaagttttaggaaTTGGGATGAAGAACTTACATGGGTCTATAAACAAAAGGTTCTTTGCATGGGGTTTATCGACCTGGGTAAAATTTGGGTACGTTTTGTAAGCGTAGAACCTTAGGTTCtctgattaaattcaaccatgtggtTACAATTTTGCATTGGCTAATAAGTTAtatcattgaatttaattgttcttGCAAAATAGGACTTGTTTTAAGGTTTAGGAATTGGGATGAAGAACTTACATGGGTCTATAAACAAAAGGTTCTTTGCATGGGGTTTATCGACCTGGGTAAAATTTGGGTACGTTTTGTAAGTGTAGAACCTTAGGTTCtctgattaaattcaaccatgtggtTACAATTTTGCATTGGCTAATAAGTTAtatcattgaatttaattgttcttgggggagaaaaaaaacattatttgtaTTGCATTGATTATTGCAATATTGGGGAACCTAAGGTACAGTATCTATTGAACTATATCTAAGTTTAGGATCATAATACGCTTTCTGTTCTCTTTGAAATCTTTCTATGCCCATCATTTCATTAATCGTTTTGCTTTTTGGGTTGTTGGGCTTTTTATCGTTTGATATCAAAATTCTTAGATTTATTTAATTGCCCCTTGAATTACCCGAGGTGCACTTCCGGGAAACTCCTTGCCGAGGGCCTGTGCATCCCCATGATTAGTCGGGGCTTTGCTCTGGACACCTGGtgccaataaataaaaaaaaaaaaaaaaaaatcaagattctTAGATTTATGTTTTTGATGTGTCTGAGAATGAGAGGGATTGTGAATGTCACATTAGTTATTagttatgaataattttttctatctttctttctaccCTCCTACTCTCTCCTTCCCTTGGAGGTTGGTGTGGCAATCGAAGGTCCCTACAAGGGTGACTTTCTTTTCATGGTCAGCCTCTTTAGGTAAGATTCTTACATCTGATAAGAGGTATTATTGTTCTTgattggtgctatatgtgtaagaGATATAGGGAGTTGGTGGATCATCTTCTGCTTTAGTGCCCCATAGCTTCTAAGTTGTAGTCTTTGGTGTTTGGACTCCATTGGGTTATGCCTCTTATAGTATTTGAGTTGTTTGAGTCTTAGCAAGGTAAATTCGGGCGACATCGCAATTAGTTTTTTGGAGACTTGTGCCGCATTGCTTGATGTGCTGTATTTGGAGAGAAAGGAAGGCTAGATACTTTGAGGGATGTGAACGGTCCTTGTTAGAgattaaatcttttttcttgCATACTCTCCCTTTTTGGAGTGTGGCTTTGTCgcattttcttgtttttcccttttggctttacttgatcattgtaattttggtCCTTGATTTTTGCCCCCACAGTACATCCCCAATGTGCTCAAGTTGGCtagttttttcttaataaaatatttgttgttacctatcaaaaattaaaattataaaaaaaaaaaaaagtttcaaaattgaaatcattaaggaaaaaaaaatcttatgggGGTTAATTGGCCTTGAGCTCCATCCCGATTTTTTGTGGAGGCTGAGATTCAATGGCGCATTTGATACTTATAAACCAACCCTTATATGTTTCATGCATGTATATTTGTCCAGTAATCTTTGTTTCCTACCAAATGCAATACTTGTCAAACATATCCCAAATGTTAactttatttcctttttaaattttgtatcacaACATTTCAATACATCTTGGATTGGATACTATTGGACACACCTTGCAAAATAAGATTTATTTGAGTTTAGGGATTGGGATAATAAAACTTACATGGATCTATAACGTAAGATTCATTACATGGGTTTTCATGTCTGAGGTAAAACTTAGTTGTAATACCCAACTAAATTCAACCCATGTGGTTGCATTGGCCAATAAGTTAAatcattgaatttaattttccttGGAAAACGATAACATTATTTGTATTGGTTGGTAAATGCAACGTTGAGGAACCTTAGGTATAGAATCTAAGgaattgtacctaagttttgtgtCAATTAATTCATCTTCTCTTGACTTATAGATTAGGAACACAAGTATTATAATCGACTATGATTTACATAAGTAGCTTTTAATAATATAGCTGGGAGTTAATTTGTGTCTTTTGCTTTAAGTGTATTTGTATGTGGGTGATATTCTCCCAATTCATTTCTAATTCGATATACTTAAAGGATTGTGCATTCTTTAAGTTCTCACTGCAACTGTTTAGTCAATGAGGTTCTCAATTTTGAGGT includes the following:
- the LOC115983956 gene encoding uncharacterized protein LOC115983956, translating into MSLLWEKSTSWRWLVRRTRESKPFFIAFATICGVVPGVIGYGVMQFTNKHNPELEARLRQTARPDSLMMGKVNQERLAEYLGELQRKEDTNDRYVAALRGETLTRKPYVRIQEIPKQSDTKATLEQKADKEVK